Proteins encoded in a region of the Solanum dulcamara chromosome 9, daSolDulc1.2, whole genome shotgun sequence genome:
- the LOC129902239 gene encoding splicing factor U2af small subunit B-like — protein MAEHLASIFGTEKDRVNCPFYFKIGACRHGDRCSRLHTKPSISPTILLSNMYQRPDSITPGVDAQGQPIDPRKIQEHFEDFYEDLFEELNKYGEIESLNICDNLADHMVGNVYVQFREEEQAANALKNLTGRFYAGRPIIVDFSPVTDFREATCRQYEENVCNRGGYCNFMHLKKISRELRRQLFGRYRRRHSRSRSRSPYRHRSHEERSHRSHSRKYDERDHYYESRSRRNRSTSPEHRRGRSRSPGSRRDRSPVRDGSEERRARIEQWNREKEQAELANRTNADSNYKNESNENGSAQNQDQYYNQQ, from the exons ATGGCAGAGCACTTAGCTTCAATTTTCGGTACTGAAAAAGATAGAGTGAATTGCCCTTTCTATTTCAAGATCGGTGCTTGTAGACATGGCGATCGATGTTCGAGGCTTCATACGAAACCCAGTATTAGTCCTACTATTCTCCTTTCAAATATGTATCAAAGACCTGATTCAATTACACCTGGTGTTGATGCTCAAGGACAACCCATTGATCCTCGCAAAATCCAGGAACATTTTGAG GATTTTTATGAAGACTTGTTTGAAGAACTGAACAAGTATGGAGAGATTGAGAGCCTGAATATTTGTGACAATCTGGCTGATCACATG GTTGGTAATGTTTATGTTCAGTTTAGAGAGGAAGAACAGGCTGCAAATGCACTGAAGAATCTTACTGGGAGATTCTATGCCG GAAGGCCCATCATTGTTGATTTCTCTCCTGTGACTGATTTTCGTGAAGCCACCTGTCGACAGTACGAGGAAAATGTCTGCAACCGCGGTGGATACTGCAACTTTATGCACCTCAAAAAGATCAGCAG GGAATTGCGACGTCAGTTGTTTGGAAGGTATAGAAGGCGGCATAGCAGAAGCAGGAGCCGAAGTCCTTATAGGCATCGCAGCCATGAAGAGCGCTCTCACAGGAGTCATAGTAGAAAGTATGATGAAAGGGATCATTATTATGAGAGTCGGAGCAGGAGGAATCGAAGTACAAGCCCTGAACACAGGAGGGGTAGGAGCAGGAGTCCTGGTAGCAGGAGAGACCGAAGTCCAGTTAGGGATGGCAGTGAAGAGAGGCGTGCAAGAATAGAGCAGTGGAACCGGGAAAAAGAACAGGCAGAACTTGCTAATAGGACTAATGCAGACAGTAATTACAAAAATGAAAGCAATGAGAATGGATCTGCTCAAAACCAAGATCAGTATTATAATCAGCAATGA
- the LOC129903094 gene encoding histone deacetylase HDT2-like isoform X1, with protein sequence MEFWGVEVKAGESLKVKPELFKLIHVSQAAIGEVKDVKEAKHVPLRLTVGENSYVIGTLSAEDRPQLMFDLVFEKEFELSHGWKNGSVFFIGYTADDPSTDEIDSGDDVFSDEENVLEALNGKHEADVKDVKPDAKKSALVKDEKNAKVAEPKKKAESEDDDDSEDDSDDEDDSEDDSEDVPLGMDGPEGMDFSDGSEDDSEEDDDSEEETPKKVEQKKRPAPSPKVAPGSGKKAKQATPDKKSGDKKGPATPFAKQNGKPAFNGNNKPKTQSPKSGGQFSGNKSNNKNFSGQKNFKGKQGRK encoded by the exons ATGGAGTTTTGGG GTGTTGAAGTGAAAGCAGGAGAATCTCTAAAGGTCAAGCCTGAGCTTTTCAAGCTCATTCATGTTTCCCAG GCTGCCATAGGTGAAGTGAAGGATGTCAAAGAAGCCAAACATGTTCCACTACGCCTAACTGTTGGGGAAAACAGTTATGTCATTGGAACTCTATCGGCCGAGGATAGACCTCAGTTGATGTTTGACTTGGTCTTTGAGAAGGAGTTTGAACTTTCACATGGCTGGAAGAATGGGAGTGTGTTTTTCATTGGATACACTGCTGACGACCCGAGCACTGATGAAATAGACTCTGGAGATGATGTTTTTTCGGATGAGGAGAATGTTTTGGAGGCACTGAATGGGAAACATGAGGCTGATGTGAAGGATGTAAAGCCTGATGCAAAGAAGTCTGCACTTGTTAAGGATGAGAAAAATGCTAAGGTAGCTGAACCAAAGAAAAAGGCGGAGTCTGAAGATGATGACGATTCTGAAGATGACTCTGATGATGAAGACGATAGTGAAGATGACTCTGAAGATGTGCCTCTAGGCATG GATGGTCCAGAAGGAATGGATTTTTCTGATGGTTCTGAGGATGATTCCGAGGAAGATGATGATTCAGAAGAAGAGACGCCCAAAAAG GTTGAGCAGAAGAAGAGACCAGCTCCATCTCCTAAAGTAGCTCCTGGTTCTGGCAAAAAAGCTAAACAAGCAACACCCGACAAGAAGTCAG gCGATAAGAAAGGTCCAGCCACCCCTTTTGCTAAGCAAAATGGTAAACCTGCATTCAATGGTAACAACAAACCGAAAACTCAGTCCCCAAAATCTGGTGGCCAGTTCTCTGGCAACAAATCGAACAACAA GAACTTTAGTGGCCAAAAGAATTTCAAGGGTAAGCAAGGAAGGAAGTAG
- the LOC129903094 gene encoding histone deacetylase HDT2-like isoform X2, which produces MEFWGVEVKAGESLKVKPELFKLIHVSQAAIGEVKDVKEAKHVPLRLTVGENSYVIGTLSAEDRPQLMFDLVFEKEFELSHGWKNGSVFFIGYTADDPSTDEIDSGDDVFSDEENVLEALNGKHEADVKDVKPDAKKSALVKDEKNAKVAEPKKKAESEDDDDSEDDSDDEDDSEDDSEDVPLGMDGPEGMDFSDGSEDDSEEDDDSEEETPKKVEQKKRPAPSPKVAPGSGKKAKQATPDKKSGDKKGPATPFAKQNGKPAFNGNNKPKTQSPKSGGQFSGNKSNNKNFSGQKNFKGKQGRK; this is translated from the exons atggAGTTTTGGG GTGTTGAAGTGAAAGCAGGAGAATCTCTAAAGGTCAAGCCTGAGCTTTTCAAGCTCATTCATGTTTCCCAG GCTGCCATAGGTGAAGTGAAGGATGTCAAAGAAGCCAAACATGTTCCACTACGCCTAACTGTTGGGGAAAACAGTTATGTCATTGGAACTCTATCGGCCGAGGATAGACCTCAGTTGATGTTTGACTTGGTCTTTGAGAAGGAGTTTGAACTTTCACATGGCTGGAAGAATGGGAGTGTGTTTTTCATTGGATACACTGCTGACGACCCGAGCACTGATGAAATAGACTCTGGAGATGATGTTTTTTCGGATGAGGAGAATGTTTTGGAGGCACTGAATGGGAAACATGAGGCTGATGTGAAGGATGTAAAGCCTGATGCAAAGAAGTCTGCACTTGTTAAGGATGAGAAAAATGCTAAGGTAGCTGAACCAAAGAAAAAGGCGGAGTCTGAAGATGATGACGATTCTGAAGATGACTCTGATGATGAAGACGATAGTGAAGATGACTCTGAAGATGTGCCTCTAGGCATG GATGGTCCAGAAGGAATGGATTTTTCTGATGGTTCTGAGGATGATTCCGAGGAAGATGATGATTCAGAAGAAGAGACGCCCAAAAAG GTTGAGCAGAAGAAGAGACCAGCTCCATCTCCTAAAGTAGCTCCTGGTTCTGGCAAAAAAGCTAAACAAGCAACACCCGACAAGAAGTCAG gCGATAAGAAAGGTCCAGCCACCCCTTTTGCTAAGCAAAATGGTAAACCTGCATTCAATGGTAACAACAAACCGAAAACTCAGTCCCCAAAATCTGGTGGCCAGTTCTCTGGCAACAAATCGAACAACAA GAACTTTAGTGGCCAAAAGAATTTCAAGGGTAAGCAAGGAAGGAAGTAG
- the LOC129902281 gene encoding pentatricopeptide repeat-containing protein At2g15820, chloroplastic, translating to MFISLLYDTSLIQSSMPTALHPPSSPLRHHHGVRRHHRHLLPSSPFFLPVKPLSLSPSISLYNPFSSSSTSPQQLLLDSQENHVEDDKYDSISTSGVAESFNFDESFDSTELKKFETPAVEVSELEDIPDQWRRARLAWLCKELPAHKTPTMVRILNAQRKWFRQEDGIYIAVHCMRIRENEAAFRVYKWMMQQHWFRFDFALATKLADYLGKERKHLKCREIFDDIINQGRVPCESTFHILIIAYLSAPGPLVLDEACSIYNRMVHLGGYKPRLNLHNSLFKALLGKTRGSSKHFLKQAEFIYQNLTSSRLEIHSDIFGGLIWLHSYQDVVDMERIVALRAEMRSRGIKESKEVLMSVLRACSKDGNVEEAERTWSKLLSIDGNPPSQAFVYRMEVYAKIGEPTKSLEVFRRMQEQLGSTSVAAYHKIIKVLSKSQKFDLADSIMSEFINSGMKQLIPSFIDLMGMYSVAGLHEKLESTFLRCREVCHPNLTVFNIYMDSLVDTGNLNLAEEIFNEMRRNVAIGVNSRSCNSILRGYMTSGEYVKAEKIYNWMCQKKYDIEIESSLMERLDYVLSLREKVVEEPIRLKLKPEQREVLTGLLLGGVQIKSDGQRRLHAIHFEFNEESRIHSIFKRHIHDEFHEWLGSHDMMVDSTADIPSSFTTISHSCFTFYADQFWPNGRPCIPKLIHRWLSPRVLAYWYMYGGYRTSSGDILLRVKGSSEGVVSILKALKAKSLDCRVKKRGRAFWIGFLGDNATFFWKVVEPFILNELKELLKAGGDSDGSLEIQCINFDSGLESNEKNSVYSEADTLSD from the exons ATGTTCATTTCTCTGTTATATGATACTTCCCTTATCCAATCCTCCATGCCCACGGCCCTCCACCCTCCCTCCTCCCCACTCCGCCACCACCACGGAGTCCGCCGGCATCATCGCCACCTCTTACCTTCATCGCCCTTTTTCCTTCCCGTAAAACCCCTTTCATTATCTCCTTCCATATCACTCTACAACCCCTTTTCTTCATCTTCCACTTCACCCCAACAACTTCTGCTCGATTCCCAAGAAAACCATGTCGAAGACGATAAATATGACTCCATTTCTACTTCTGGGGTAGCTGAAAGTTTCAATTTTGACGAATCTTTCGACTCTACAGAGTTGAAGAAGTTTGAAACCCCAGCTGTTGAGGTTAGTGAATTAGAGGACATTCCTGATCAATGGCGTAGGGCTAGATTAGCTTGGCTTTGTAAAGAGCTTCCTGCACATAAGACACCTACTATGGTTAGGATTCTTAATGCACAGAGGAAGTGGTTTAGGCAAGAAGATGGGATTTATATTGCTGTTCATTGTATGCGAATTCGCGAAAATGAAGCTGCGTTTAGG GTTTACAAATGGATGATGCAACAACATTGGTTTCGATTTGATTTCGCTCTAGCTACGAAGCTAGCAGATTACTTGGGAAAGGAACGAAAGCACTTGAAGTGCCGGGAGATTTTTGATGACATAATTAATCAGGGTCGAGTGCCTTGTGAATCTACTTTCCATATTCTCATTATTGCCTATCTTAGTGCACCTGGACCATTAGTGTTAGATGAAGCCTGTAGCATCTACAATCGCATGGTGCACTTGGGAGGTTATAAGCCTCGGCTTAACTTACACAATTCTCTGTTTAAAGCACTTTTGGGAAAGACACGGGGCTCTAGTAAACACTTTCTGAAACAGGCTGAATTTATATATCAGAACTTGACTTCCTCCAGATTGGAAATACACAGTGATATTTTTGGTGGTCTTATATGGCTTCACAGTTATCAAGATGTGGTGGATATGGAAAGAATAGTTGCACTAAGAGCAGAGATGCGGTCAAGAGGAATTAAAGAGAGCAAAGAGGTACTTATGTCAGTTTTAAGAGCTTGCTCAAAGGATGGGAATGTGGAGGAAGCCGAAAGAACTTGGTCAAAACTCCTCTCCATCGATGGCAATCCTCCTTCTCAAGCTTTTGTCTATCGTATGGAAGTCTATGCAAAGATTGGAGAACCTACAAAATCTTTGGAAGTATTTAGGAGGATGCAGGAACAACTGGGTTCCACCTCCGTTGCAGCATACCATAAAATAATAAAGGTGTTGTCTAAATCTCAAAAATTTGACCTTGCAGATTCTATCATGTCCGAATTCATAAACAGTGGTATGAAACAGCTGATCCCATCATTCATTGATTTGATGGGGATGTACTCCGTAGCAGGTTTACATGAGAAACTGGAATCTACCTTTCTCCGGTGCCGTGAAGTCTGCCATCCGAATCTGACAGTATTTAACATTTATATGGATTCATTGGTGGATACTGGCAATCTGAACCTGGCTGAAGAAATCTTCAATGAAATGCGTCGTAATGTGGCTATTGGTGTTAATTCTCGTTCTTGCAACAGTATTTTGAGAGGCTATATGACCTCTGGAGAGTATGTGAAGGCAGAAAAGATATACAATTGGATGTGCCAAAAGAAATACGACATTGAGATTGAATCTTCGTTGATGGAAAGACTTGATTATGTTCTCAGCTTGCGAGAGAAAGTAGTTGAAGAACCTATTAGGCTGAAGCTCAAACCAGAACAACGAGAGGTTTTGACGGGGTTGCTTCTTGGAGGTGTGCAAATTAAATCAGATGGACAGAGGAGATTGCATGCAATCCATTTTGAGTTTAATGAAGAGTCGAGGATCCATTCCATTTTTAAGAGACACATACATGATGAATTTCACGAGTGGTTAGGCTCTCATGATATGATGGTGGATAGCACTGCTGACATTCCTAGTTCTTTTACTACCATTTCACATTCTTGTTTTACTTTCTATGCTGATCAGTTCTGGCCAAATGGACGTCCTTGTATACCAAAACTTATACATAGATGGTTGTCACCTCGTGTTCTTGCTTATTGGTATATGTATGGTGGTTACCGGACATCATCTGGTGATATTCTATTGAGAGTAAAGGGAAGTTCAGAGGGTGTTGTGAGTATTCTTAAAGCACTGAAAGCCAAATCATTAGACTGCCGAGTAAAAAAGAGGGGGAGGGCCTTTTGGATAGGTTTTCTAGGGGACAATGCCACATTCTTCTGGAAGGTGGTGGAGCCCTTTATTCTTAATGAATTAAAGGAACTCCTTAAAGCAGGTGGCGACTCAGATGGATCCCTAGAAATCCAATGTATCAATTTTGACAGTGGGTTGGAGTCTAACGAGAAGAATTCAGTATATAGCGAAGCTGACACCTTGTCTGATTAA
- the LOC129902282 gene encoding uncharacterized protein At4g22758, which translates to MPSPRNHRRGGSEEKNRKGKLSEKSMSFHGQSSESSTSELLRRPRTVPDLLSTGRISAGTGSSPEVKDKLKLTKLLLNVTIQRSTGPVQVLISLESTVQDLISAALRQYSKEGRRPVLTSVNPTDYDLHYSQFSLESLDREEKLIGLGSRNFFLCPKSSNSAGAGAGTGTTSSSSSSSCAKQADKATATKISLPWLKFMDFMR; encoded by the exons ATGCCTTCTCCGAGAAATCACCGGAGAGGAGGTAGTGAGGAGAAGAATCGGAAAGGAAAGTTATCGGAGAAATCCATGTCGTTTCATGGACAGAGCTCGGAGAGCAGTACGTCGGAGTTGCTACGAAGGCCTAGAACAGTACCGGATTTGCTCTCCACCGGTAGAATTTCAGCCGGAACCGGTTCATCGCCGGAAGTGAAGGACAAATTGAAGCTAACGAAGTTACTGTTGAATGTTACGATTCAGAGAAGTACCGGTCCTGTACAGGTTCTGATTTCGCTTGAATCGACGGTTCAGGATCTTATCTCCGCCGCACTCCGGCAGTACTCGAAAGAAGGAAGACGTCCGGTTCTTACCTCTGTCAATCCCACCGATTACGATCTTCATTACTCGCAATTCAGCTTAGAAA GTTTGGATAGAGAGGAGAAACTGATCGGATTAGGTTCTAGAAACTTCTTTCTGTGCCCAAAATCGTCAAATTCCGCCGGTGCCGGTGCTGGTACCGGAACGACGTcgtcttcatcttcttcaagcTGTGCAAAGCAAGCTGATAAAGCTACTGCTACAAAGATTTCATTGCCTTGGCTCAAATTCATGGATTTCATGCGGTGA
- the LOC129902534 gene encoding protein TIC 100 encodes MADPKEVNSNSSGNELNPEEEYDDDEEEDDEEEEIEEESSSPSESDESSDSESENEKGFRPITRSGEPDTDDEENITPEANVKRFMRILNSKSRKKELDEEEKGYTYHEDLFDFPYDPENWREEDLKELWGDAPIEMTKPGWDPNWVDEEEDDIIGEEIKAGRDPPIAPFYVPYRKPYPVIPDNNYDISNPKSVIEEFDRIEEFLNWVSFIFADGSTYEGTVWDDLAHGKGVYVAEQGLVRYEGEWLQNNMEGHGVVEVEIPHIEPIPGSKLEAKMRAEGKIIKRDFMSPEDREWLEKDIEDAVELTSGSYEIPFYENDEWIRQFGKKPEKGRYRYAGQWKHGRMHGCGLYEVNERTIYGRFYFGEHVRDTYGCDAEISAMHAGIAEVAAAKARMFINKPDGMVREERGPYSDPQHPYLYEEDDVWMAPGFINQFYEVPDYWKAYVHDVDEEREMWLNSFYKAPLRLPMPAELEHWWSKDEKPEFVLLNKEPEPDPEDPSKLVYTEEPVILHTPTGRIINYVEDEEHGVRLFWQPPVKEGEDVDPDKVEFLPLGFDEFYGRGGAVKSDNVWKRFVTSVENACKPMFDKLEKWTEEKKKAGEMKIELLKKELELAEAELSLKEALEDMDDELKRMQEEEEKKAEMGTQEEDDIVPSEPTDKLEKTWTEKKEDEEEDDEEEDEEEVTASSFGSVDNQSSAKSDKKDSKSGKAPFGASSLSFAACSLVPTVPPKLQHTFTAWKGKLRPKPSSPLSNAPSNVHEFPKEPHTPASITFPYAIAQNGRLRAVSQAWWPVKYISKSGTRKHSKQKTSSQILGYQGELCFNILSLHTPLPL; translated from the exons ATGGCGGACCCAAAAGAAGTTAACTCAAACAGTTCAGGAAATGAGCTCAACCCAGAAGAGGAATACGACGACgacgaagaagaagatgatgaagaagaagaaattgaagaagaatcttcTTCACCTTCTGAATCGGACGAGTCGTCCGATTCTGAGTCGGAAAACGAAAAGGGTTTCCGACCAATTACTCGTTCGGGTGAACCCGACACagatgatgaagaaaatattactCCAGAAGCAAATGTGAAGCGTTTTATGAGAATCCTCAATTCGAAAAGCAGGAAGAAGGAGTTAGATGAGGAAGAAAAAGGGTATACTTATCATGAAGATTTGTTTGATTTTCCTTATGACCCGGAAAATTGGAGGGAAGAGGATTTGAAAGAGCTATGGGGAGATGCTCCGATTGAGATGACGAAACCCGGTTGGGACCCGAATTGggttgatgaagaagaagatgatattATTGGGGAAGAAATTAAAGCGGGTCGAGACCCACCAATTGCCCCGTTTTATGTACCATATAGGAAACCATATCCTGTGATACCTGATAATAACTATGATATTTCGAATCCGAAATCTGTGATTGAAGAGTTTGATAGGATTGAGGAGTTCTTGAATTGGGTTAGCTTCATTTTTGCTGATGGTAGCAC GTATGAAGGCACCGTTTGGGATGACTTGGCACATGGAAAAGGTGTTTATGTCGCTGAGCAAGGGCTGGTCAG GTATGAAGGTGAATGGCTTCAAAACAACATGGAAGGTCATGGAGTAGTTGAGGTTGAGATACCCCACATAGAACCCATCCCAGGATCCAA ACTTGAAGCCAAGATGAGAGCTGAAGGCAAGATTATAAAGAGAGACTTCATGTCCCCAGAAGACAGAGAATGGCTGGAGAAGGATATTGAAGATGCTGTGGAGCTAACAAGCGGAAGTTATGAAATTCCTTTCTATGAGAATGATGAATGGATCAGGCAATTCGGCAAGAAACC GGAGAAGGGGCGATATCGCTATGCTGGCCAATGGAAGCATGGGAGAATGCATGGTTGTGGTTTATATGAAGTTAATGAACGCACAATTTAC GGTCGTTTTTATTTTGGAGAACATGTGAGGGATACTTATGGATGTGATGCAGAAATTTCAGCG ATGCATGCAGGTATAGCTGAAGTTGCAGCTGCTAAGGCCCGGATGTTTATTAACAAGCCTGATGGAA TGgtgagagaagagagaggcccCTATAGTGATCCTCAACATCCATATTTATATGAAGAAGATGATGTGTGGATGGCACCAGGTTTCATCAACCAGTTTTATGAA GTTCCCGATTATTGGAAAGCATATGTGCATGATGTGGATGAAGAGAGAGAAATGTGGTTGAACTCATTTTACAAAGCTCCTTTGCGATTACCTATGCCTGCAGAACTTGAACATTGGTGGTCCAAAG ATGAAAAGCCGGAGTTTGTTTTACTTAACAAGGAACCAGAACCTGATCCTGAAGATCCTTCTAAACTCGTATATACTGAAGAACCTGTCATCCTGCACACTCCGACTGGAAGGATTATCAACTATGTGGAAGATGAGGAACATGGGGTACGATTGTTTTGGCAACCTCCTGTAAAAGAGGGTGAAGATGTCGATCCTGATAAAGTTGAATTCCTTCCCCTAGGATTTGATGAGTTTTATGGGCGAGGTGGGGCTGTCAAATCAGATAATGTGTGGAAGCGGTTTGTTACCTCTGTGGAAAATGCATGCAAACCGATGTTTGACAAGCTTGAGAAATGGActgaagagaagaagaaagcaGGTGAGATGAAGATAGAGCTGTTGAAAAAAGAGTTAGAATTAGCAGAAGCTGAATTGTCTCTGAAGGAAGCATTGGAAGACATGGATGATGAATTAAAAAGAATGCAAgaagaggaggaaaagaaagccGAAATGGGAACCCAAGAAGAAGATGATATTGTACCTTCTGAACCAACAGAtaaacttgagaaaacttggACGGAAAAGAAGGAAGATGAGGAGGAGGACGACGAGGAGGAAGACGAAGAGGAGGTTACTGCATCAAGTTTTGGATCTGTAGACAATCAAAGCTCAGCTAAAAGTGATAAGAAGGATAGCAAATCTGGAAAGGCTCCATTTGGAGCATCCTCTTTGTCATTTGCTGCCTGTAGTCTGGTTCCCACT GTGCCACCTAAGCTACAACATACATTTACGGCTTGGAAGGGGAAGTTGAGGCCTAAGCCGTCATCTCCATTGTCCAACGCTCCATCTAATGTTCATGAATTTCCAAAGGAGCCACACACTCCAGCCTCAATTACCTTCCCTTATGCTATTGCGCAAAATGGAAGATTAAGAGCTGTGAGTCAAGCATGGTGGCCAGTGAAGTACATCAGCAAGTCGGGTACCAGAAAACACTCAAAGCAGAAGACGTCTTCACAAATCCTAGGATATCAAGGAGAGCTTTGCTTCAACATATTATCATTACACACACCATTACCCTTGTAG
- the LOC129904326 gene encoding phytosulfokines 2-like, with the protein MMKQNVYFLLLLFVSMIIYSQASGRFLANNLQVEEEVKLPKKTNDGDSIDKMGTTNLNRLMGLEEYSCGDENDQECIKRRVLEEVHLDYIYTQHHNHP; encoded by the exons ATGATGAAACAAAATGTATATTTTCTGCTACTTCTTTTTGTTTCCATGATCATATATTCACAAGCATCTGGTCGTTTCTTAGCAAACAACCTGCAAG TGGAAGAGGAAGTAAAGCTTCCTAAAAAAACCAATGATGGAGACTCAATTGACAAGATGGGAACAACTAATTTAAAT AGGTTGATGGGACTAGAGGAATATTCATGTGGGGATGAAAATGATCAAGAATGCATTAAGAGAAGAGTTCTTGAAGAAGTTCACTTGGACTATATCTACACTCAACACCATAATCACCCTTAA